In Nitrososphaerales archaeon, the genomic stretch ACTGAGTCAATAAATAGCTCCCGATTCCCAAGGTAAGAGCATGTCTGAGCTTGAAATCAGGAAGGCCGTCAAGGAGAGATACGCCAAGATGGCGACGTCTTCCCAGTCGGAATGCTGTGGTGGAGATGGTAGTTGTAACGATTCAACCGTAATGTCCCATGGCGAGGTCGTTCCAATCGAAGCTTCCTCGGTCAACGCCGGGTGTGGTTCTCCTCTTCTTTTGGTAAGCCCGAAGGAAGGTGATGTAGTACTCGACCTCGGAAGCGGCGGCGGGATAGACATCTTCAGAGCTTCGTCGATGGTCGGCGCGAAAGGGAGAGCGATAGGCGTCGATGCTACGCCTGAGATGATCTGGAGAGCGAGGGAGACGAAGTCGAAGTATGGAAGCAAGTACGCGAATGCGGAGTTCAGGCTTGGAGAGATCGAGCACCTGCCAATTGAATCCAACAGCGTGGACTACGTCATTTCAAACTGCGTGATCAATCTCTCGCCTGACAAGCTGGCCGTCTTTAGGGACTCTTTTCGCGTGCTAAAGGGAGGCGGAATCTTTGCCGTCGCGGACGTCACTCTTCAGAAGGATATCCCCGATAGTGCAAGGAAAGACATGGATTCCTGGTCGGCTTGTATCGCGGGGGCTCTAACGGATTCGGACTACGAGAGGTTACTCAAGAGCGCCGGATTTCGAGATGTGCAAATCGAACACGTTTCGGATTCGAACATTGGAAAATATCCTTTCAGCTATCACAGCTCACACATCAAGGCAAAAAAGCCCTTTGCCGTGCTCGGGTAAATTAGCTGGACGCTAAACTTGAGAAGTCGTCATCACCATCAGACTAGGAGAAGGCTGACCACCCGACAACCTAACAGAGCCACCTTTCAGATGCCAAGAGAAAGCCTCTGAGCGAGCGACGCGGGGAGGCCAGCCTTCACGATCTTCTCTGCTGCCCCTTTGTAATCGTACTCAACCCTGCGCTGCTCCACATCCACCGAGCCCCTGTCGAAAGTCGCCACTGCGAAGGATGCCCTTCTGTCCATGTCCCTTGGCTGCCCCACCGACCCCGGGTTGAAGACGGTCCCGTTCTCACCGCTCCAGACGTAAGGGACGTGCGTGTGTCCAAAGCCGATCAGCCTGACACCTAGCTTGCTCAGGTAGTGGCCGAACAGGTCCAGATGGGTCGACGGGTCAACGTACTCCCATAGGTTGTCGTCGGGGCTGCCGTGGGTGAGGTACGTCCTGACGCCCCCAAAATCAACCCTGATCTCTTTGGGCAGCGCCTTCAGAAACTCTTTGCTCTCAGGGGTCAGCTGGGCCTCCGTCCATCTTGCGGCCATCGCCGCCCTTGCGTTGAACATCGAAGTGTCGCCGGTGAGAACGGCGCTGTCATGA encodes the following:
- a CDS encoding methyltransferase domain-containing protein, translated to MSELEIRKAVKERYAKMATSSQSECCGGDGSCNDSTVMSHGEVVPIEASSVNAGCGSPLLLVSPKEGDVVLDLGSGGGIDIFRASSMVGAKGRAIGVDATPEMIWRARETKSKYGSKYANAEFRLGEIEHLPIESNSVDYVISNCVINLSPDKLAVFRDSFRVLKGGGIFAVADVTLQKDIPDSARKDMDSWSACIAGALTDSDYERLLKSAGFRDVQIEHVSDSNIGKYPFSYHSSHIKAKKPFAVLG
- a CDS encoding metallophosphatase family protein, translating into MLRVAFVSDIHSNLEALDSVLGELRGEEVVCLGDVVGYGSNPNEVIETLRETGARTVLGNHDSAVLTGDTSMFNARAAMAARWTEAQLTPESKEFLKALPKEIRVDFGGVRTYLTHGSPDDNLWEYVDPSTHLDLFGHYLSKLGVRLIGFGHTHVPYVWSGENGTVFNPGSVGQPRDMDRRASFAVATFDRGSVDVEQRRVEYDYKGAAEKIVKAGLPASLAQRLSLGI